A portion of the Carya illinoinensis cultivar Pawnee chromosome 11, C.illinoinensisPawnee_v1, whole genome shotgun sequence genome contains these proteins:
- the LOC122282241 gene encoding uncharacterized protein LOC122282241, whose translation MEKFRNALDWCSLNLIFDSRTKIYLANNRSGQNFTKEQLDRALANPSWLKEASCIVNPAVKSDHSALHINLGNQRNQGRPQSKLLRFEVAWTLKEGYATTLKEAWGKANPGESHTTMMTRRLSNCSFALTRWNTTENRSSPTEIKQKMERLSELHKAGRGDQVNSILKLQGEIEKSLDEEDLKLKKMAKQHWLKMGDKNTKFYHLHATQRRKANRITQVFTTSNPSGIA comes from the coding sequence ATGGAGAAGTTTAGAAATGCACTTGACTGGTGTTCCCTGAATCTGATTTTTGACAGTAGGACCAAAATATACTTGGCAAATAATAGGAGTGGtcaaaattttacaaaagaaCAATTGGATCGAGCACTAGCCAATCCATCTTGGCTAAAGGAAGCCTCCTGCATAGTCAACCCTGCTGTGAAATCAGACCACTCAGCCTTGCATATCAATTTAGGAAACCAAAGAAACCAAGGAAGGCCTCAGTCCAAACTCTTGAGGTTTGAAGTAGCATGGACCCTGAAGGAGGGCTATGCTACAACTCTTAAGGAGGCATGGGGGAAAGCTAATCCTGGTGAGAGTCATACCACCATGATGACTAGAAGATTAAGCAATTGTAGCTTTGCTCTTACGAGGTGGAACACAACAGAAAATAGAAGCTCACCTACTGAgattaaacaaaaaatggaaAGGCTTAGTGAATTACACAAAGCAGGCAGAGGGGATCAAGTGAATTCTATTCTCAAGTTGCAAGGTGAGATTGAGAAATCCCTAGATgaggaagatttgaaattgaagaaaatggcAAAACAACATTGGCTGAAAATGGGagacaaaaatacaaaattctatcaCCTACATGCCACtcaaagaaggaaagccaaTAGGATTACTCAAGTCTTCACCACATCAAATCCTTCTGGTATTGCATAA